In Oryza sativa Japonica Group chromosome 11, ASM3414082v1, the following are encoded in one genomic region:
- the LOC4351072 gene encoding uncharacterized protein isoform X1, producing MRHEVGKDRGERRSRGVRRNVALAVGRDADAVVGLVQEKDPAPQLLIILVSFSAKRNKPSSTVLFIQPLEVQAMSLPRHHNWEENDDGAEGLRRSPPGKRPRCSCRFDDRQMEMLEEMRRMLKGQNEKIESMYRENQELREKVSFLTADITRLGGYLQQSPAPRMLSDQNSSMQLRLQFVNSCSNSKYSTRKIEADDETPLKVAIYDHNNEIMTCEPFSSMRVHIVAIHGDFDDDHKGHWTEEHFRSKIVTGRPGKEHLLSGKLYFRLQGGVGYLNSAKFQDNSSFVPSKRLKLGVMAADERISQRIQEGITESFAVKDVRGYSTKKNLNPSPCDPVYKLNKIAMNGDRHKLLEKNGIKTVGDFLSFYDRSPEDLRKILGKISDQDWETIISHAQKCTPRPGIYSSCIQERNGSDEHQTFSKSNGSCYLKGSCSEQPSSMLRKQLDVQVVRQQTSSVCNGLQSGASLGNLPSKSKLQQSTSNQSVTPRELESFQVANEEVLSIRNEASSVPSMDNNTLGGSSTQQQCFLEHNTTSESDGNSFLPGNPSTDDAVRDHLAELEKALLEDESWGDFDFNEAWANPYSAVEHSTGLSSVNGAHNNNINHGGLSAASEAGSVSYGGLSPPVSEVGSRRYMGYSPSPASKPWSCRFRGL from the exons ATGCGCCATGAAGTGGGCAAAGACCGCGGGGAGCGACGCAGCAGAGGTGTTCGGAGAAATGTCGCACTGGCAGTCGGCAGAGACGCGGACGCGGTCGTCGGTCTAGTCCAAGAAAAGGATCCCGCACCTCAACTGCTCATCATACTG GTCAGCTTCTCCGCAAAACGAAACAAACCTTCATCCACCGTTCTTTTCATCCAACCTCTGGAGGTCCAGGCAATGTCTCTACCTCGGCATCACAATTGGGAGGAGAATGATGATGGGGCCGAAGGATTGCGCCGATCACCTCCGGGAAAGCGACCCCGGTGCTCCTGCAGATTTGA TGACAGGCAGATGGAGATGCTTGAGGAGATGCGAAGAATGCTGAAGGGGCAAAACGAGAAGATTGAATCCATGTATAGGGAGAATCAAGAACTCAGAGAAAAGGTTTCCTTCCTAACAGCG GATATAACCAGACTTGGTGGTTACCTTCAGCAATCCCCTGCCCCTAG GATGTTATCTGATCAGAATAGCAGTATGCAACTTCGATTGCAATTTGTGAATTCATGCAGTAACAGTAAGTACTCAACACGTAAAATTGAAGCAGATGACGAGACCCCCCTTAAGGTAGCCATATACGATCATAACAACGAGATCATGACTTGTGAACCATTTTCTTCAATGAGAGTTCACATTGTAGCAATTCATGGTGACTTTGACGATGATCATAAAGGCCACTGGACTGAAGAACACTTTCGTAGTAAAATAGTAACTGGACGACCTGGAAAAGAACATTTATTATCTGGGAAGCTGTATTTTAGGCTGCAAGGTGGTGTGGGTTATCTAAACAGTGCCAAATTCCAAGACAATTCCAGTTTTGTTCCAAGCAAAAGATTGAAGTTGGGGGTCATGGCTGCTGATGAAAGAATCTCTCAAAGAATTCAGGAAGGAATAACTGAATCTTTTGCTGTAAAGGATGTTCGGGGATACT CAACAAAAAAGAATCTCAATCCATCCCCATGCGATCCTGTATACAAACTGAATAAAATTGCAATGAACGGAGATAGACACAAGTTACTAGAGAAGAATGGTATCAAGACAGTGGGGGATTTTTTGTCTTTCTATGATAGAAGTCCTGAAGATCTGCGTAAA ATTTTGGGAAAGATTTCTGACCAAGATTGGGAAACAATCATTAGTCACGCTCAGAAATGCACTCCAAGACCAGGAATTTACTCTAGTTGCATACAAGAGAGGAATGGGTCTGACGAACATCAGACATTTTCTAAAAGCAATGGCAGTTGTTACCTTAAGGGGTCATGCTCAGAGCAACCAAGCTCTATGCTGCGAA AACAACTTGATGTCCAAGTAGTACGCCAGCAAACTTCTTCAGTGTGTAATGGACTTCAATCTGGTGCATCACTAGGGAATCTGCCAAGTAAGTCCAAGTTGCAACAAAGTACTTCGAACCAGAGCGTGACTCCCCGTG AACTTGAGAGCTTCCAAGTTGCCAATGAGGAAGTTTTGTCCATAAGAAATGAGGCTTCGTCAGTTCCATCCATGGATAATAATACCTTAGGAGGGTCTAGCACACAGCAACAGTGTTTTTTGGAACACAACACAACATCTGAATCTGATG GGAATTCATTCTTACCTGGTAATCCATCCACGGACGACGCCGTCAGAGATCATCTAGCAGAGCTGGAAAAAGCTCTCCTTGAAGATGAGTCATGGGGTGACTTTGATTTCAATGAAGCTTGGGCAAATCCCTACAGTGCAGTGGAGCATAGCACGGGGCTTTCTTCTGTCAATGGAgcacataataataatattaaccACGGTGGACTTTCAGCTGCCAGTGAAGCAGGCAGTGTAAGCTATGGCGGACTTTCACCACCTGTCAGTGAAGTAGGGAGTAGAAGGTATATGGGGTATTCGCCTTCACCAGCCAGCAAACCCTGGAGCTGCAGGTTCAGGGGACTTTAG
- the LOC4351072 gene encoding uncharacterized protein isoform X2: MRHEVGKDRGERRSRGVRRNVALAVGRDADAVVGLVQEKDPAPQLLIILVSFSAKRNKPSSTVLFIQPLEVQAMSLPRHHNWEENDDGAEGLRRSPPGKRPRCSCRFEQMEMLEEMRRMLKGQNEKIESMYRENQELREKVSFLTADITRLGGYLQQSPAPRMLSDQNSSMQLRLQFVNSCSNSKYSTRKIEADDETPLKVAIYDHNNEIMTCEPFSSMRVHIVAIHGDFDDDHKGHWTEEHFRSKIVTGRPGKEHLLSGKLYFRLQGGVGYLNSAKFQDNSSFVPSKRLKLGVMAADERISQRIQEGITESFAVKDVRGYSTKKNLNPSPCDPVYKLNKIAMNGDRHKLLEKNGIKTVGDFLSFYDRSPEDLRKILGKISDQDWETIISHAQKCTPRPGIYSSCIQERNGSDEHQTFSKSNGSCYLKGSCSEQPSSMLRKQLDVQVVRQQTSSVCNGLQSGASLGNLPSKSKLQQSTSNQSVTPRELESFQVANEEVLSIRNEASSVPSMDNNTLGGSSTQQQCFLEHNTTSESDGNSFLPGNPSTDDAVRDHLAELEKALLEDESWGDFDFNEAWANPYSAVEHSTGLSSVNGAHNNNINHGGLSAASEAGSVSYGGLSPPVSEVGSRRYMGYSPSPASKPWSCRFRGL; the protein is encoded by the exons ATGCGCCATGAAGTGGGCAAAGACCGCGGGGAGCGACGCAGCAGAGGTGTTCGGAGAAATGTCGCACTGGCAGTCGGCAGAGACGCGGACGCGGTCGTCGGTCTAGTCCAAGAAAAGGATCCCGCACCTCAACTGCTCATCATACTG GTCAGCTTCTCCGCAAAACGAAACAAACCTTCATCCACCGTTCTTTTCATCCAACCTCTGGAGGTCCAGGCAATGTCTCTACCTCGGCATCACAATTGGGAGGAGAATGATGATGGGGCCGAAGGATTGCGCCGATCACCTCCGGGAAAGCGACCCCGGTGCTCCTGCAGATTTGA GCAGATGGAGATGCTTGAGGAGATGCGAAGAATGCTGAAGGGGCAAAACGAGAAGATTGAATCCATGTATAGGGAGAATCAAGAACTCAGAGAAAAGGTTTCCTTCCTAACAGCG GATATAACCAGACTTGGTGGTTACCTTCAGCAATCCCCTGCCCCTAG GATGTTATCTGATCAGAATAGCAGTATGCAACTTCGATTGCAATTTGTGAATTCATGCAGTAACAGTAAGTACTCAACACGTAAAATTGAAGCAGATGACGAGACCCCCCTTAAGGTAGCCATATACGATCATAACAACGAGATCATGACTTGTGAACCATTTTCTTCAATGAGAGTTCACATTGTAGCAATTCATGGTGACTTTGACGATGATCATAAAGGCCACTGGACTGAAGAACACTTTCGTAGTAAAATAGTAACTGGACGACCTGGAAAAGAACATTTATTATCTGGGAAGCTGTATTTTAGGCTGCAAGGTGGTGTGGGTTATCTAAACAGTGCCAAATTCCAAGACAATTCCAGTTTTGTTCCAAGCAAAAGATTGAAGTTGGGGGTCATGGCTGCTGATGAAAGAATCTCTCAAAGAATTCAGGAAGGAATAACTGAATCTTTTGCTGTAAAGGATGTTCGGGGATACT CAACAAAAAAGAATCTCAATCCATCCCCATGCGATCCTGTATACAAACTGAATAAAATTGCAATGAACGGAGATAGACACAAGTTACTAGAGAAGAATGGTATCAAGACAGTGGGGGATTTTTTGTCTTTCTATGATAGAAGTCCTGAAGATCTGCGTAAA ATTTTGGGAAAGATTTCTGACCAAGATTGGGAAACAATCATTAGTCACGCTCAGAAATGCACTCCAAGACCAGGAATTTACTCTAGTTGCATACAAGAGAGGAATGGGTCTGACGAACATCAGACATTTTCTAAAAGCAATGGCAGTTGTTACCTTAAGGGGTCATGCTCAGAGCAACCAAGCTCTATGCTGCGAA AACAACTTGATGTCCAAGTAGTACGCCAGCAAACTTCTTCAGTGTGTAATGGACTTCAATCTGGTGCATCACTAGGGAATCTGCCAAGTAAGTCCAAGTTGCAACAAAGTACTTCGAACCAGAGCGTGACTCCCCGTG AACTTGAGAGCTTCCAAGTTGCCAATGAGGAAGTTTTGTCCATAAGAAATGAGGCTTCGTCAGTTCCATCCATGGATAATAATACCTTAGGAGGGTCTAGCACACAGCAACAGTGTTTTTTGGAACACAACACAACATCTGAATCTGATG GGAATTCATTCTTACCTGGTAATCCATCCACGGACGACGCCGTCAGAGATCATCTAGCAGAGCTGGAAAAAGCTCTCCTTGAAGATGAGTCATGGGGTGACTTTGATTTCAATGAAGCTTGGGCAAATCCCTACAGTGCAGTGGAGCATAGCACGGGGCTTTCTTCTGTCAATGGAgcacataataataatattaaccACGGTGGACTTTCAGCTGCCAGTGAAGCAGGCAGTGTAAGCTATGGCGGACTTTCACCACCTGTCAGTGAAGTAGGGAGTAGAAGGTATATGGGGTATTCGCCTTCACCAGCCAGCAAACCCTGGAGCTGCAGGTTCAGGGGACTTTAG
- the LOC4351072 gene encoding uncharacterized protein isoform X3 — translation MEMLEEMRRMLKGQNEKIESMYRENQELREKVSFLTADITRLGGYLQQSPAPRMLSDQNSSMQLRLQFVNSCSNSKYSTRKIEADDETPLKVAIYDHNNEIMTCEPFSSMRVHIVAIHGDFDDDHKGHWTEEHFRSKIVTGRPGKEHLLSGKLYFRLQGGVGYLNSAKFQDNSSFVPSKRLKLGVMAADERISQRIQEGITESFAVKDVRGYSTKKNLNPSPCDPVYKLNKIAMNGDRHKLLEKNGIKTVGDFLSFYDRSPEDLRKILGKISDQDWETIISHAQKCTPRPGIYSSCIQERNGSDEHQTFSKSNGSCYLKGSCSEQPSSMLRKQLDVQVVRQQTSSVCNGLQSGASLGNLPSKSKLQQSTSNQSVTPRELESFQVANEEVLSIRNEASSVPSMDNNTLGGSSTQQQCFLEHNTTSESDGNSFLPGNPSTDDAVRDHLAELEKALLEDESWGDFDFNEAWANPYSAVEHSTGLSSVNGAHNNNINHGGLSAASEAGSVSYGGLSPPVSEVGSRRYMGYSPSPASKPWSCRFRGL, via the exons ATGGAGATGCTTGAGGAGATGCGAAGAATGCTGAAGGGGCAAAACGAGAAGATTGAATCCATGTATAGGGAGAATCAAGAACTCAGAGAAAAGGTTTCCTTCCTAACAGCG GATATAACCAGACTTGGTGGTTACCTTCAGCAATCCCCTGCCCCTAG GATGTTATCTGATCAGAATAGCAGTATGCAACTTCGATTGCAATTTGTGAATTCATGCAGTAACAGTAAGTACTCAACACGTAAAATTGAAGCAGATGACGAGACCCCCCTTAAGGTAGCCATATACGATCATAACAACGAGATCATGACTTGTGAACCATTTTCTTCAATGAGAGTTCACATTGTAGCAATTCATGGTGACTTTGACGATGATCATAAAGGCCACTGGACTGAAGAACACTTTCGTAGTAAAATAGTAACTGGACGACCTGGAAAAGAACATTTATTATCTGGGAAGCTGTATTTTAGGCTGCAAGGTGGTGTGGGTTATCTAAACAGTGCCAAATTCCAAGACAATTCCAGTTTTGTTCCAAGCAAAAGATTGAAGTTGGGGGTCATGGCTGCTGATGAAAGAATCTCTCAAAGAATTCAGGAAGGAATAACTGAATCTTTTGCTGTAAAGGATGTTCGGGGATACT CAACAAAAAAGAATCTCAATCCATCCCCATGCGATCCTGTATACAAACTGAATAAAATTGCAATGAACGGAGATAGACACAAGTTACTAGAGAAGAATGGTATCAAGACAGTGGGGGATTTTTTGTCTTTCTATGATAGAAGTCCTGAAGATCTGCGTAAA ATTTTGGGAAAGATTTCTGACCAAGATTGGGAAACAATCATTAGTCACGCTCAGAAATGCACTCCAAGACCAGGAATTTACTCTAGTTGCATACAAGAGAGGAATGGGTCTGACGAACATCAGACATTTTCTAAAAGCAATGGCAGTTGTTACCTTAAGGGGTCATGCTCAGAGCAACCAAGCTCTATGCTGCGAA AACAACTTGATGTCCAAGTAGTACGCCAGCAAACTTCTTCAGTGTGTAATGGACTTCAATCTGGTGCATCACTAGGGAATCTGCCAAGTAAGTCCAAGTTGCAACAAAGTACTTCGAACCAGAGCGTGACTCCCCGTG AACTTGAGAGCTTCCAAGTTGCCAATGAGGAAGTTTTGTCCATAAGAAATGAGGCTTCGTCAGTTCCATCCATGGATAATAATACCTTAGGAGGGTCTAGCACACAGCAACAGTGTTTTTTGGAACACAACACAACATCTGAATCTGATG GGAATTCATTCTTACCTGGTAATCCATCCACGGACGACGCCGTCAGAGATCATCTAGCAGAGCTGGAAAAAGCTCTCCTTGAAGATGAGTCATGGGGTGACTTTGATTTCAATGAAGCTTGGGCAAATCCCTACAGTGCAGTGGAGCATAGCACGGGGCTTTCTTCTGTCAATGGAgcacataataataatattaaccACGGTGGACTTTCAGCTGCCAGTGAAGCAGGCAGTGTAAGCTATGGCGGACTTTCACCACCTGTCAGTGAAGTAGGGAGTAGAAGGTATATGGGGTATTCGCCTTCACCAGCCAGCAAACCCTGGAGCTGCAGGTTCAGGGGACTTTAG
- the LOC9268876 gene encoding uncharacterized protein has protein sequence MSRTINSTEGLLQNLMVGWCIWHEICLSGAFRKAYQHTHHSTYGWAYGDHELFLLLMLISQLSPDAWCDCLFSCDNADGICTCKSPERSTNCHARCCSVPTPFQVQSKNNGVIGDTSWTQFRSNNGDAVLLVPQPWPQPILFPVHIMVELEVSLKGIIVSTKKLVNLQSLAPPSLWRNEVFNLCATGGQGLNFSWKCIYEELQQLQCTFEFTLWNQHGQTYKLLLQKEQLKLGAVYLSLEVKSSETCFTCRTYEEDMFLQITNFVGHNYEGSNTCSTHQFSHGWPKYLVRAKFVQFQRGKIL, from the coding sequence ATGAGTAGAACAATTAATTCCACTGAGGGCTTGCTGCAAAATCTGATGGTTGGATGGTGTATTTGGCATGAGATATGTCTCTCTGGTGCCTTTAGGAAGGCCTATCAGCACACACATCATTCAACCTATGGTTGGGCATATGGGGATCATGAATTGTTCTTGCTGCTGATGCTGATTTCCCAGTTGTCACCTGATGCATGGTGTGATTGCTTATTCAGTTGTGATAATGCTGATGGTATTTGTACTTGCAAGTCACCCGAGAGAAGTACCAACTGCCATGCTCGGTGCTGCAGTGTTCCAACTCCATTTCAGGTTCAGAGCAAAAACAATGGCGTAATAGGTGATACTTCATGGACTCAATTCAGATCAAACAATGGTGATGCTGTGCTGTTGGTGCCACAACCATGGCCACAGCCGATTCTCTTCCCAGTTCATATTATGGTTGAGCTAGAGGTTTCGTTGAAGGGAATTATTGTCTCAACAAAAAAGTTGGTCAACTTGCAATCTTTGGCTCCTCCTTCGCTTTGGAGAAATGAGGTATTCAATTTGTGTGCAACAGGAGGGCAAGGGCTAAATTTTTCCTGGAAATGTATATATGAAGAGCTACAGCAGTTGCAATGTACCTTTGAGTTTACTCTTTGGAATCAACATGGACAGACATATAAGCTATTGTTACAAAAGGAGCAGCTGAAACTTGGTGCAGTCTATCTCAGTTTGGAAGTAAAATCTTCAGAGACATGCTTCACTTGCCGGACTTACGAGGAGGACATGTTCTTACAAATCACAAATTTTGTAGGTCACAACTATGAGGGGAGTAACACTTGTTCTACCCATCAATTCAGTCATGGTTGGCCTAAATATTTGGTAAGAGCTAAATTCGTTCAATTCCAAAGAGGCAAGATTCTTTAG
- the LOC4351074 gene encoding uncharacterized protein isoform X2, with protein MAADERISERIQEGITESFAVKDVRGYLTKKNPNPSPRDAVYKLSKIAKNGDRHKLLEQNGIKTVEDFLSFYNKSPDDLRKILGKISDQDWDLIISHALKCNPRPGIYSSCLQESNVSHEHEAFFRSNGSYYLQGSCSMQPSHTSQGTRQQISSTCNGLSSGGLSVIVPNRSKFQPDTSDQNLMHHGQLERIQVVDRQVSSVGNEVMSVSSMDNNMLEVSSSQQQHSLGHINTAEIDGNGLSHANPSDWNSSLDWIHGHADVQLESMVNAQRRENLLSEYVGRGEHDFTGTPGSGGSCSAAEQNWGHSPVTAAEQNWGHSPVSEAGSMNYNGAVNEAGSWSHRGLPPSRAAGSRRHRRHSFSPARGAGSRRHREARSSSYGEQVFGEASSSDCLWFTPLPPVLFSDNISNTSKYFTDEE; from the exons ATGGCAGCTGATGAAAGAATCTCAGAAAGAATTCAAGAAGGAATAACTGAATCTTTTGCTGTGAAGGATGTTCGGGGATACT TAACAAAGAAGAATCCCAATCCATCCCCACGTGATGCTGTATATAAACTGAGCAAAATTGCAAAGAACGGTGACAGGCACAAGTTACTAGAGCAGAATGGTATCAAGACAGTGGAGGACTTCTTATCTTTCTACAACAAGAGTCCAGATGATCTGCGTAAA ATTTTGGGAAAGATTTCTGATCAAGATTGGGATTTGATCATTAGTCATGCTCTGAAATGTAATCCAAGACCAGGAATTTACTCTAGTTGCCTTCAAGAGAGTAATGTGTCTCATGAACATGAGGCATTTTTTAGAAGCAATGGCAGCTATTACCTTCAGGGATCATGCTCAATGCAACCAAGTCATACATCACAAG GAACTCGCCAGCAAATTTCTTCAACGTGTAATGGACTATCATCCGGTGGATTATCAGTGATTGTGCCAAATAGGTCCAAGTTCCAACCAGACACTTCAGACCAAAACTTGATGCATCATG GACAACTTGAGCGTATCCAAGTTGTCGACCGGCAAGTTTCATCGGTAGGAAATGAGGTTATGTCGGTTTCATCCATGGATAACAATATGTTAGAAGTGTCGAGCTCACAGCAACAACATTCTTTGGGGCACATCAATACGGCTGAAATTGATG GGAATGGATTATCACATGCTAATCCATCTGATTGGAATTCGTCGTTGGACTGGATTCATGGCCACGCAGATGTGCAGTTGGAATCTATGGTAAATGCACAGAGGAGAGAAAATTTGCTGAGTGAATATGTGGGGCGGGGGGAGCATGATTTCACGGGAACTCCTGGCTCAGGAGGTTCCTGCAGTGCAGCTGAGCAAAACTGGGGTCATTCGCCTGTCACTGCAGCGGAGCAAAACTGGGGTCATTCACCTGTCAGTGAAGCAGGTAGCATGAACTACAATGGGGCTGTCAATGAAGCAGGCAGTTGGAGCCACAGGGGACTTCCTCCTTCACGGGCCGCAGGCAGTAGGAGACACAGGAGACATTCATTTTCACCTGCCAGGGGAGCTGGCAGTAGAAGACACAGAGAAGCACGCAGTAGCAGCTACGGTGAACAAGTCTTTGGAGAAGCCAGTAGCAGCGACTGCTTATGGTTTACCCCACTGCCGCCTGTCTTGTTTTCAGACAATATCAGCAATACAAGTAAATATTTCACGGATGAAGAATAA
- the LOC4351074 gene encoding calmodulin-binding protein 60 B isoform X1, whose translation MAADERISERIQEGITESFAVKDVRGYLTKKNPNPSPRDAVYKLSKIAKNGDRHKLLEQNGIKTVEDFLSFYNKSPDDLRKILGKISDQDWDLIISHALKCNPRPGIYSSCLQESNVSHEHEAFFRSNGSYYLQGSCSMQPSHTSQEQLDVQGTRQQISSTCNGLSSGGLSVIVPNRSKFQPDTSDQNLMHHGQLERIQVVDRQVSSVGNEVMSVSSMDNNMLEVSSSQQQHSLGHINTAEIDGNGLSHANPSDWNSSLDWIHGHADVQLESMVNAQRRENLLSEYVGRGEHDFTGTPGSGGSCSAAEQNWGHSPVTAAEQNWGHSPVSEAGSMNYNGAVNEAGSWSHRGLPPSRAAGSRRHRRHSFSPARGAGSRRHREARSSSYGEQVFGEASSSDCLWFTPLPPVLFSDNISNTSKYFTDEE comes from the exons ATGGCAGCTGATGAAAGAATCTCAGAAAGAATTCAAGAAGGAATAACTGAATCTTTTGCTGTGAAGGATGTTCGGGGATACT TAACAAAGAAGAATCCCAATCCATCCCCACGTGATGCTGTATATAAACTGAGCAAAATTGCAAAGAACGGTGACAGGCACAAGTTACTAGAGCAGAATGGTATCAAGACAGTGGAGGACTTCTTATCTTTCTACAACAAGAGTCCAGATGATCTGCGTAAA ATTTTGGGAAAGATTTCTGATCAAGATTGGGATTTGATCATTAGTCATGCTCTGAAATGTAATCCAAGACCAGGAATTTACTCTAGTTGCCTTCAAGAGAGTAATGTGTCTCATGAACATGAGGCATTTTTTAGAAGCAATGGCAGCTATTACCTTCAGGGATCATGCTCAATGCAACCAAGTCATACATCACAAG AACAACTTGATGTTCAAGGAACTCGCCAGCAAATTTCTTCAACGTGTAATGGACTATCATCCGGTGGATTATCAGTGATTGTGCCAAATAGGTCCAAGTTCCAACCAGACACTTCAGACCAAAACTTGATGCATCATG GACAACTTGAGCGTATCCAAGTTGTCGACCGGCAAGTTTCATCGGTAGGAAATGAGGTTATGTCGGTTTCATCCATGGATAACAATATGTTAGAAGTGTCGAGCTCACAGCAACAACATTCTTTGGGGCACATCAATACGGCTGAAATTGATG GGAATGGATTATCACATGCTAATCCATCTGATTGGAATTCGTCGTTGGACTGGATTCATGGCCACGCAGATGTGCAGTTGGAATCTATGGTAAATGCACAGAGGAGAGAAAATTTGCTGAGTGAATATGTGGGGCGGGGGGAGCATGATTTCACGGGAACTCCTGGCTCAGGAGGTTCCTGCAGTGCAGCTGAGCAAAACTGGGGTCATTCGCCTGTCACTGCAGCGGAGCAAAACTGGGGTCATTCACCTGTCAGTGAAGCAGGTAGCATGAACTACAATGGGGCTGTCAATGAAGCAGGCAGTTGGAGCCACAGGGGACTTCCTCCTTCACGGGCCGCAGGCAGTAGGAGACACAGGAGACATTCATTTTCACCTGCCAGGGGAGCTGGCAGTAGAAGACACAGAGAAGCACGCAGTAGCAGCTACGGTGAACAAGTCTTTGGAGAAGCCAGTAGCAGCGACTGCTTATGGTTTACCCCACTGCCGCCTGTCTTGTTTTCAGACAATATCAGCAATACAAGTAAATATTTCACGGATGAAGAATAA